A window of the Henningerozyma blattae CBS 6284 chromosome 10, complete genome genome harbors these coding sequences:
- the TBLA0J00830 gene encoding palmitoyltransferase AKR1 (similar to Saccharomyces cerevisiae AKR1 (YDR264C) and AKR2 (YOR034C); ancestral locus Anc_5.626), whose protein sequence is MNKDKEARTPLLSEDNQENINDEDELEMDNVSSSSMQPMISEEANNEEVAEEGTEEGTEEGIEASNDSIINQYITACQRGDLTTVQKMVEHQIIDIGKDYDSSEKISGLHWASVNNRLSIVQYLISQGSDVNYKAGTLHATPLHWAASHGYVYIVDYLLKHGADPCIKDDQGFNLLHLAVNSSNIMLVIYVLFNVVEKGILDVDCVDPHGRTPLLWAAYQGDSLTVNSLLQFGANVKICDDGGFSPLHWGVVKGQPHVLKYLIKNGGDFFQKTKDDKDCFIIAKEMNTQVAFDEALKLNGFDTKGFPKKKVFKKSLHAKQVTFVIPFIYIGISFGLMSYVPVVIALLLNAIIWFGIKISLEKFIMPCYNIVGIQNTSLLKSPFLSGVFFGSVIWVVIVWCCKILPVAFWEEPIWNSIFGVSIIGVIYEFYKLIRSNPGRKNRNHDMESVRKTIQTLMELGKFDIRHFCLETWVRKPLRSKFSYLNQSVVNRYDHYCPWVYNDIGLRNHKRFIMFIFFSEVTIWSFVIVCFEYFDELEVEEDAKCLLMGGGSVCKGVLKSRFTLLLMVWSMLQGVWVMFLICVQLFQMLRGITNNEFNKLANAHESMVGSRNEIFNTTPEGYGEVVEESRSMITSSTSKRRNIFGLCMSVIGLDQWVLVVRETLGFARGNTNEEESALSGGIDCDYGWRINVKDFWLTSDTTAPLWQRIIYSPQGSKALLNDKEVDYDELYEWPRRVESV, encoded by the coding sequence atgaataaagataaagaagCTAGAACACCATTATTATCAGAAGataatcaagaaaatataaatgatgaagatgaattagaaatgGATAAtgtatcatcatcatcaatgCAACCAATGATCTCTGAAGAAGCAAATAATGAAGAGGTTGCTGAAGAAGGTACCGAGGAAGGTACCGAAGAAGGTATAGAAGCAAGTAatgattcaattattaatcaataTATTACAGCATGTCAAAGAGGTGATCTTACTACCGTTCAAAAAATGGTTGAACATCAGATAATTGATATTGGGAAAGATTATGATAGTAGTGAAAAAATCTCTGGATTACATTGGGCAAGTGTTAATAATCGATTATCAATTGTTCAATACTTAATTAGTCAAGGATCAGATGTTAATTATAAAGCAGGTACACTTCATGCCACACCATTACATTGGGCCGCTAGCCATGGTTATGTATATATTgttgattatttattgaaacaTGGGGCTGATCCATGCATTAAAGATGATCAAggatttaatttattacatCTTGCAGTGAATAGTTCGAATATCATGTTGGTGATTtatgttttatttaatgttGTTGAAAAGGGAATATTGGACGTGGATTGCGTGGATCCTCATGGCAGGACACCCTTATTATGGGCAGCATATCAAGGTGATTCCTTGACAGTTAATAGTTTATTACAATTTGGAGCTAATGTTAAAATATGTGATGATGGAGGGTTTAGTCCATTACATTGGGGTGTTGTGAAAGGTCAACCAcatgttttaaaatatttaattaaaaatggtggagattttttccaaaagaCAAAAGATGATAAAGATTGTTTTATAATTGCCAAAGAGATGAATACACAAGTGGCGTTTGATGAGGCATTAAAGTTGAATGGGTTTGATACAAAGGGATTCCCTAAAAAGAAAGTGTTCAAGAAAAGTTTACATGCTAAACAAGTGACGTTTGTGATCCCATTTATATACATTGGTATCAGTTTTGGATTGATGAGTTATGTTCCTGTTGTTATTGCATTATTGTTGAATGCTATAATTTGGTTTGGAATCAAAATCAGTTTGGAGAAATTTATTATGCCGTGTTATAATATTGTTGGAATTCAAAATACCAGTTTATTGAAATCTCCATTTTTAAGTGGGGTATTTTTTGGTAGTGTGATTTGGGTAGTAATTGTTTGGTGTTGTAAGATTTTACCAGTGGCATTTTGGGAAGAACCGATTTGGAATTCAATCTTTGGTGTATCGATAATTGGAGTTATTTACGAGTTTTATAAGTTGATAAGATCGAATCCTGGTCGTAAGAATCGGAATCATGATATGGAATCTGTTAGAAAGACGATTCAAACGTTAATGGAGTTGGGGAAATTTGACATCCGTCATTTCTGTTTGGAAACATGGGTACGCAAGCCATTGAGAAgtaaattttcatatttgaaTCAAAGTGTGGTGAATCGATACGATCATTATTGTCCCTGGGTTTATAACGATATTGGGTTACGAAACCATAAACGGTTTATAatgtttattttctttagtGAAGTGACGATATGGAGTTTTGTGATTGTAtgttttgaatattttgacGAGTTGGAAGTGGAAGAAGATGCCAAATGTTTGTTGATGGGGGGTGGGTCTGTATGCAAGGGTGTTCTGAAGAGTCGATTTACATTGTTATTGATGGTTTGGAGTATGTTGCAAGGAGTATGGGTGatgtttttaatttgtgTTCAACTGTTCCAAATGTTGCGTGGTATTACTAATAACGAGTTTAATAAGTTAGCCAATGCGCATGAGAGTATGGTTGGTTCaagaaatgaaatatttaatactACTCCAGAAGGGTATGGTGAAGTGGTGGAAGAGAGTCGATCGATGATAACGTCTAGTACAAGTAAACgtagaaatatatttggatTGTGTATGAGTGTGATTGGATTGGATCAATGGGTATTAGTCGTACGTGAAACATTGGGTTTTGCAAGAGGGAACACTAATGAGGAAGAATCTGCATTGAGTGGTGGCATTGATTGTGATTATGGGTGGAGGATTAATGTGAAGGATTTCTGGTTGACAAGTGATACAACAGCGCCATTGTGGCAACGAATCATATATTCGCCTCAAGGGTCTAAAGCGTTGTTGAATGATAAAGAAGTAGATTACGATGAGTTGTATGAATGGCCAAGAAGGGTGGAGAGTGTATAA
- the SHE4 gene encoding She4p (similar to Saccharomyces cerevisiae SHE4 (YOR035C); ancestral locus Anc_5.627): MSATKNLITRFEAKEKTIIPVEEYNAALDEMLRFSNGNVFLNPDNITNENIQDIITRSYNDHKETRYHLRSLINDRTRIARLLDFFETLSISSTIDILIDSLLPLEEGEPAVGSDGTTNIDIILLWLREIHNRIHYGEDSHLKYLQTFILQLLNKDSTRKLISFDSWKFLIKDLGLRIREPIIKPLALLIYSELDKRFHKEFTSKMLDFIDTLIMEAEADIGNDPLSIIVDLLTELYPVMTNLCSNIFLGKQLDELFKEKVIEHDDPSFSVSLLKLLSVGCIDEVVRNYIAENYTSMLEKSLEYDQYKSYSALVLIKTWSFTKLLNVNINHLSEILESSFISATSSSPNNTKVSCDFNDLDLISVAIEGLAYLSLKTAIKVHLRQNVPFMENLLSLAKDPTSCKHSYYYGTLVILANLSVSPDDSDKTQKNAESQKEDRYSQRKAFGDYLNMTSMNDPTNKSDSTSSSSIEDKKDVFEFNKNYILKSELLSSLRNQFSKLSFNVKQQTIRIIYNLTRDKSLVVECIKQGAMTDILEYLTIEQQLQRQKQNSLETSNHEEFDFVRLLASRALTKMLISTNPSLIFKKYSPVNAIPFLMDLLPSPNEQINIEQNNNNNNNNNNNNNNNNNKSSNANNQLENLNFGDDVITITDNFEALLSLTNLASSDKKDGDDVCYQLVNNAKNWAIIENLILDDNMIIQRSTLELLCNLMSHPLPIAAKFFNFENPNSIRNFNILVKLIELKDIKSQRAVTAIFANIVSTIPMIAKTLIDKEELIAKASLVFLQQNSDVELRRRLIIFFYSLFEILFENKNLKSDLLINNKNLKKALEISKSLPDTGKEYLEVIPPMLEFMT, from the coding sequence atGTCAGCTACTAAAAACCTTATTACAAGGTTTGAAGCTAAGGAGAAAACCATCATTCCTGTAGAAGAGTATAATGCTGCTCTAGATGAAATGTTGAGATTCTCAAATGGgaatgtttttttaaaccCTGACAATATAACAAATGAGAATATCCAAGATATCATTACGAGATCTTACAATGACCATAAAGAAACCCGTTATCATTTGAgatctttaattaatgatagAACAAGAATTGCCAgattattagattttttcGAAACGCTATCAATCTCAAGCacaattgatattttaatagattCTTTACTACCACTTGAAGAAGGGGAGCCAGCTGTTGGATCTGATGGGACtacaaatattgatatcaTTTTATTATGGTTAAGAGAAATTCATAATAGAATACATTATGGTGAAGATTCTCATctcaaatatttacaaacttttattttacaattacTTAACAAAGATTCCAcaagaaaattaataagCTTTGATTCatggaaatttttaattaaagatttagGTTTAAGAATTAGAGAACCAATAATTAAACCTTTAGCTCTTTTAATCTATTCGGAATTGGATAAAAGATTCCACAAAGAATTCACATCCAAGATGTTGGATTTCATTGACACTTTAATAATGGAGGCTGAAGCAGATATAGGTAATGACCCCTTATCTATTATTGTAGATTTATTAACAGAGTTATATCCTGTAATGACTAATTTATgttctaatatttttttgggCAAACAATTGgatgaattattcaaaGAGAAAGTTATTGAACATGATGATCCAAGTTTTTCTGttagtttattaaaattattatcagtCGGGTGTATTGATGAAGTAGTAAGAAATTATATAGCAGAAAATTATACTTCAATGTTAGAAAAATCATTGGAATATGATCAATACAAATCATATTCCGCATTAGTCTTAATTAAAACTTGGTCTTTCaccaaattattaaatgtcAATATAAATCATCTATCTGAAATCTTGGAATCAAGTTTTATTAGTGCTACTTCATCATCaccaaataatacaaagGTTTCATGtgattttaatgatttggATTTAATTTCTGTAGCTATTGAAGGTTTAGCTTATTTAAGTTTGAAAACTGCCATTAAAGTTCATTTAAGACAAAATGTCCCATTTAtggaaaatttattatcattggCCAAAGATCCAACAAGTTGTAAACatagttattattatggtACATTAGTAATTTTAGCTAATTTAAGTGTTTCACCAGATGATAGTGATAAGACTCAAAAAAATGCAGAATCTCAAAAAGAAGACAGATATTCTCAAAGAAAGGCGTTTGGTGATTATTTGAACATGACAAGTATGAATGATCCAACAAATAAATCTGATTCTACATCTTCAAGTTctattgaagataaaaaagatgtttttgaatttaataaaaattatattttgaaaagtgaattattatcatcattaagaaatcaattttctaaattatcatttaatgtTAAACAACAAACCataagaattatttataatttaacaaGGGACAAATCATTAGTTGTTGAATGTATTAAACAAGGTGCCATGACAGATATCTTGGAATATTTAACTATTGAGCAACAATTACAAAGACAAAAGCAAAACTCTTTAGAAACTTCAAATcatgaagaatttgatttcGTTAGATTATTAGCTTCAAGAGCATTAACTAAGATGTTAATTTCTACAAATCCATCGctaatctttaaaaaatattcaccTGTGAATGCAATTCCATTTTTAATGGATTTATTACCATCACCAAATgaacaaattaatatagaacaaaataataataataataataataataataataataataataataataataataaatccaGTAATGCTAATaatcaattagaaaatcTTAATTTTGGAGATGATGTTATTACAATAACAGATAATTTTGAagcattattatctttaacTAATTTAGCATCATCAGATAAAAAAGATGGTGATGATGTTTGTTATCAATTAGTTAATAATGCTAAAAATTGGgcaattattgaaaatttaattctgGATGATAATATGATTATACAAAGATCGacattagaattattatgtaATTTAATGAGTCATCCATTACCCATTGCTgccaaatttttcaattttgaaaatccAAATAGTATTcgaaattttaatatattggttaaattaattgaattaaaagatattaaatcaCAAAGAGCAGTGACTGCAATTTTTGCTAATATAGTTTCTACGATACCAATGATTGCCAAGACATTAATcgataaagaagaattaattgcTAAAGCTTCTTTAGTATTTTTACAACAAAATTCTGATGTGGAATTAAGAAGaagattaataatatttttctattcattatttgaaatattatttgaaaataaaaatttgaaaagtgatttattaattaataataaaaatttgaaaaaagctttagaaatttctaaatcattACCAGATACAGgtaaagaatatttagaaGTTATACCTCCAATGCTTGAGTTTATGAcgtga
- the TBLA0J00850 gene encoding hydroxyacylglutathione hydrolase (similar to Saccharomyces cerevisiae GLO2 (YDR272W) and GLO4 (YOR040W); ancestral locus Anc_5.637) translates to MHKWYHIIKSIVTKLLIIFLFLYLFEDALFSGKWKLTYISEGVDELEVKEFNILKSFKSPRTIDNLPNQIDLYEPSMLKSFGNMTIKSIKMRWNTGGVNYSYLISGTNKQGDVESVLIDPAEANEIIEELNNEELQSIQVIANTHHHYDHAGGNLAMIKYLIGLDSTRQLKLIVGSETKDSAISKYSKNVKLEVAKDGDSIAIADSSIDVKFIRTPCHTQDSVCYHVSNKDTKDTAIFTGDTLFTGGCGRFFEGTGQEMDAAINKKLTNFVPRDSLKHVKVFPGHEYTNSNIKFIRKRIYDKPGMNDALDKLERYMEINECSTGIFSLKDEMDYNPFMRIDDPIVRTAVGDKDASWTRAQVMDKLRIMKNSM, encoded by the coding sequence atgcaTAAATGGTATCACATCATAAAGTCTATTGTGACAaagttattaattatatttcttttcttatATCTTTTCGAAGATGCCTTATTTTCCGGTAAGTGGAAATTAACCTATATAAGCGAGGGAGTAGACGAATTAGAGGTTAAAGAattcaatatattgaaaagttTCAAATCTCCAAGAACTATAGATAACTTGCCCAATCAAATAGATTTATACGAACCAAGCATGTTGAAATCATTTGGGAATATGACTATCAAGAGTATTAAGATGAGGTGGAATACAGGCGGGGTCAATTACAGCTATTTGATCAGTGGGACGAACAAGCAAGGAGACGTGGAGTCTGTTTTAATTGATCCTGCTGAAGCTAATGAAAtcattgaagaattaaataacgAAGAACTTCAGAGTATTCAAGTAATCGCCAATACACATCATCATTACGATCATGCAGGTGGTAATTTGGCTATGATTAAATATCTTATTGGATTAGATTCTACTAgacaattgaaattgatcGTTGGTAGTGAGACTAAAGATAGTGCTATTAgcaaatattccaaaaatgttaaattaGAAGTGGCAAAGGATGGTGATTCAATTGCGATTGCTGATTCTAGTATTGATGTCAAATTCATTAGAACTCCATGTCATACCCAAGATTCTGTATGTTACCATGTCTCCAATAAAGATACCAAGGATACCGCAATTTTCACTGGGGATACTCTTTTCACTGGTGGCTGTGGTCGTTTCTTTGAAGGTACAGGTCAAGAAATGGATGCTGCTATTAATAAGAAATTGACAAATTTTGTTCCCAGAGACTCGTTGAAACACGTCAAAGTCTTTCCTGGACATGAATATactaatagtaatattaaatttatacGTAAGAGGATATACGATAAACCAGGGATGAATGATGCTCtagataaattagaaagaTATATGGAAATCAATGAATGTAGCACAGGtatcttttctttaaagGATGAGATGGATTATAACCCATTCATGCGTATTGATGACCCTATAGTTCGTACTGCTGTAGGTGATAAAGATGCTAGTTGGACCAGAGCTCAAGTTATGGATAAACTACGTATAATGAAAAACTCTATGTAA
- the TBLA0J00860 gene encoding uncharacterized protein (similar to Saccharomyces cerevisiae WHI2 (YOR043W); ancestral locus Anc_5.639), with the protein MQNIITQVSETSTPGLANQLYANQTNTTGTDTGTDSTNPYVQQDPNYEDPNEDLESYGNSLIHLNIQEVHYFITRDQLMALPESLLLCLFPSGVFLDRNGQIITNLTPNDEVYITDFPPQCFEYIMDVYKIAFDDLINFPVDSYFIYNNKNLFPTRQEFLPFGNEQGQTQQNGNGQDILHEYPTIIVLREDLDYYCVPKCSFKFDFLDNQSNPNIQNNDDAKDELLQHIMVLLKEAAGSYLVSKTSIFEGLNSSNKLKISKDSSQSQNHNKLGAAEQHLMNMLCSSGFSKDSQWANRTQEQHKTVISSLSLCRLNNETTEQFRTSFNESIENYDLSTKNSTPAALSANSSTETSSETNSISNRNSIPKDSILSGQVNDVLLSTDNDDDDDDNNNGINKKKNSSSKIKPKSHASQQRLLNRNPKLYDLIPKPDINPKLLLFWRKPARKCWWSEEDIELQVPIYGHWKATVESVSKKTSIPQFILTDIHENDVTNLLIPVRLHIRRVWTLELNVVGVQ; encoded by the coding sequence atgcaaaatattatcaccCAAGTATCAGAAACCTCAACACCAGGTTTAGCAAATCAATTATATGCCAACCAAACTAATACTACCGGAACTGATACAGGGACTGATTCTACTAATCCATATGTCCAGCAAGATCCTAATTATGAGGACCCAAATGAGGACTTGGAATCCTATGGAAACTCactaattcatttaaatattcaggAAGttcattatttcattaCAAGAGATCAACTAATGGCATTACCTGAGTCATTATTACTGTGTCTTTTCCCCTCCGGTGTATTCCTCGATCGAAACGGCCAaataattacaaatttGACACCTAATGATGAAGTTTACATCACTGATTTCCCTCCCCAATGTTTTGAATATATCATGGATGTTTATAAAATTGCCTTTGAcgatttaattaattttccTGTGGATTCTTACTtcatttataataataagaatttaTTTCCTACAAGACAAGAATTCTTGCCATTTGGCAATGAACAAGGTCAAACTCAACAAAATGGTAATGGTCAAGATATATTACATGAGTATCCAACCATCATTGTATTAAGAGAGGATttagattattattgtGTTCCTAAAtgttcatttaaatttgatttcttaGATAATCAATCTAatccaaatattcaaaataatgatgatgcaAAGGACGAGTTATTGCAACATATTATGgttcttttaaaagaagCAGCAGGTAGTTATCTTGTTTCCAAGACTTCCATTTTTGAAGgtttaaattcttctaataaattaaaaatttcaaaagattcATCACAATCACaaaatcataataaattaGGTGCTGCTGAACAACATTTGATGAATATGTTATGTTCTTCAGGGTTTTCTAAAGATTCACAATGGGCTAATAGAACTCAAGAACAACACAAGACTGTTATTAGTTCGTTATCTTTGTGTAGATTGAACAATGAAACTACTGAGCAATTTAGAACAAGTTTTAATGagtcaattgaaaattatgaTTTATCTACAAAGAATTCAACCCCTGCTGCATTAAGTGCAAATTCAAGTACAGAAACTAGTAGTGAAACTAATAGTATATCCAATAGAAACTCCATACCCAAGGATAGTATATTAAGTGGGCAAGTTAATGATGTTTTATTATCTACcgataatgatgatgacgatgatgataataataatggaataaacaagaaaaaaaacagtaGTTCTAAAATAAAACCTAAATCTCATGCATCACAGCAACGTCTATTAAATAGAAATCCTAAATTATATGATCTTATTCCTAAGCCTGACATTAACCCAAAATTACTGTTGTTCTGGAGAAAGCCTGCAAGAAAATGTTGGTGGAGTGAAGAAGATATAGAACTACAAGTACCAATTTATGGCCATTGGAAAGCTACAGTTGAAAGCGTATCCAAGAAAACATCAATTCCACAATTTATATTAACAGATATTCATGAAAATGACGTTACTAATTTACTAATACCTGTTCGATTACATATTCGTAGAGTTTGGACCTTAGAATTAAACGTGGTTGGCGTACAgtaa
- the TOM6 gene encoding Tom6p (similar to Saccharomyces cerevisiae TOM6 (YOR045W); ancestral locus Anc_5.641): protein MSEGLFAGAGATLGGEQKKIAGNGKSKVSKIEEFKKTPLYTVLLNGGLFIAGVVLIQSPIMDMLAPQL, encoded by the coding sequence ATGTCAGAAGGTTTATTTGCTGGTGCTGGTGCCACATTAGGTGGtgaacaaaagaaaattgcTGGTAATGGCAAATCTAAAGTTTCCAAGATTGAAGAATTCAAAAAGACACCTCTATATACAGTTTTGCTTAACGGTGGCCTATTTATTGCAGGTGTTGTATTGATTCAATCGCCTATAATGGATATGTTGGCTCCACAATTATAA
- the TBLA0J00880 gene encoding YqaE/Pmp3 family membrane protein (similar to Saccharomyces cerevisiae PMP3 (YDR276C); ancestral locus Anc_5.642): protein MEGSKIINLILAIFLPPVSVFLVKGWGTACIVDIVLTICVFFPGMLYALYIVMSEC from the exons ATGGAAGGTTCTAAAATCATTAACCTTATTTTAG CTATATTTTTACCACCAGTATCTGTCTTTTTAGTTAAAGGTTGGGGTACTGCCTGTATCGTCGACATTGTTTTGACTATCTGTGTCTTTTTCCCAGGTATGCTATATGCTTTATACATTGTCATGTCTGAATGTTAG
- the DBP5 gene encoding ATP-dependent RNA helicase DBP5 (similar to Saccharomyces cerevisiae DBP5 (YOR046C); ancestral locus Anc_5.643), with protein sequence MSDPIEDPSELLSNLKLKESTSKDSKVEVSKDVKETTKDVKEVSKEVKEEEPKESEKTVQENSEEKKAATDERVNPDTNLLKSTYEVKVKLVDLQADPNSPLHSVKSFEELGLHPNLLKGLYAMKFQKPSKIQEHALPLLLHDPPKNMIAQSQSGTGKTAAFSLAMLSRVDLQLGPQIPQAICLAPTRELARQTLEVIQEMGKFTEITNHLVVPESYGKNQEIQANIIVGTPGTVLDLIRRKMIQTKHIKVFVLDEADNMLDMQGLSDQCLRVKKILPKTTQLVLFSATFDEKVKTYAKRVVPNANVLELQNNEVNVSAIKQLYMDCNNENHKFEVLCELYGLLTIGSSIIFVATKNTANLLYGKLKNEGHQVSILHGDLQTQDRDRLIDDFREGKSKVLITTNVLARGIDIPTVSMVVNYDLPTTKNGQADPATYIHRIGRTGRFGRTGVAISFVHNRESYIILNNIQKYFGNIEMTRVPTDDWDEVEKIVKKVLKE encoded by the coding sequence atgtcGGATCCTATTGAAGATCCTTCCGAATTGTTGTCGAATTTGAAACTAAAAGAATCTACTTCTAAAGATTCAAAGGTAGAAGTTTCAAAAGACGTAAAAGAAACTACAAAAGACGTTAAAGAAGTTTCCAAAGAagttaaagaagaagaaccAAAGGAATCTGAAAAGACTGTACAAGAAAACTCTGAGGAGAAAAAAGCTGCAACTGATGAAAGAGTTAACCCTGatacaaatttattaaaatcaacTTACGAAGTTAAAGTGAAACTTGTGGATTTACAAGCCGATCCAAATTCTCCATTACATTCGgttaaatcttttgaagaattaggTTTACACCCAAACCTATTGAAAGGTCTTTATGCCATGAAGTTTCAAAAACCTTCCAAGATCCAAGAACATGCCTTGCCATTGTTATTACATGATCCACCTAAAAATATGATTGCACAATCTCAATCAGGTACTGGTAAGACTGCTGCATTCTCCTTGGCCATGCTATCTCGTGTAGACCTTCAATTGGGTCCTCAAATTCCACAAGCAATTTGTTTGGCTCCTACAAGAGAATTGGCAAGACAAACTTTAGAAGTTATCCAAGAAATGGGTAAATTCACTGAAATTACAAACCATTTGGTCGTCCCAGAATCTTATGGTAAGAACCAAGAAATCCAAGCTAATATCATTGTGGGTACTCCAGGTACAGTGTTGGATTTAATCCGTAGAAAGATGATTCAAACAAAACATATCAAAGTGTTTGTATTAGATGAAGCTGATAACATGTTGGATATGCAAGGGTTGAGTGACCAATGTTTACGTGTGAAGAAAATCTTACCAAAGACCACTCAATTGGTTTTATTCTCTGCCACTTTTGATGAAAAAGTCAAGACTTATGCTAAGAGAGTTGTACCAAATGCAAATGTTTTggaattacaaaataacgAAGTCAATGTGAGTGCTATTAAGCAATTGTATATGGATTGTAACAATGAAAACCATAAATTCGAAGTTCTTTGTGAATTATATGGTCTGTTAACCATTGGGTCCTCTATCATCTTTGTTGCGACTAAAAACACTGCTAATCTTTTATACgggaaattgaaaaacGAAGGCCATCAAGTCTCAATCTTACATGGTGACTTACAAACACAAGATAGAGATCGTTTGATCGATGATTTCAGAGAAGGTAAATCCAAAGTTTTGATCACCACTAACGTCTTGGCTCGTGGTATTGATATCCCTACTGTTTCAATGGTGGTCAACTACGACTTACCTACAACAAAGAACGGACAAGCTGACCCTGCCACTTATATCCATAGAATTGGTAGAACTGGTAGATTCGGAAGAACAGGGGTGGCTATCTCCTTTGTACACAACAGAGAATCATACATCATCCTAAATAACATCCAAAAATACTTCGGTAATATCGAAATGACTAGAGTCCCAACTGATGATTGGGATgaagttgaaaaaatcGTCAAGaaagtattaaaagaataa
- the TBLA0J00900 gene encoding uncharacterized protein (similar to Saccharomyces cerevisiae MTH1 (YDR277C) and STD1 (YOR047C); ancestral locus Anc_5.644), with amino-acid sequence MRAPQPHSHFRDSCTRHHHRSTDTKMSGNDYTFFSATNVPLADWAINCQRAELLLQRLPGSLHPSDSKDNTHVSDDMNSTSSAVALIPALLAGSDIYKECTSISHDYRLTVAQYSFIRSLAINADTKHIVDNYLLNLAIENQCNLNYKKRCLEFANWKLLHCNYMGKLTRQEKAIVWSHCQSELYQLLGLNWTPDDPNTLNF; translated from the coding sequence ATGCGTGCTCCGCAGCCACATTCACACTTCAGAGATTCATGTACTCGTCATCATCACCGTTCCACAGATACAAAAATGTCCGGTAATGACTATACATTCTTTTCTGCTACAAACGTTCCCTTGGCCGATTGGGCTATCAATTGCCAAAGGGCAGAATTGCTTTTACAACGACTACCAGGTTCTTTACATCCAAGTGATTCTAAAGATAATACACATGTTTCTGATGACATGAATTCTACGTCAAGTGCAGTGGCTCTGATACCTGCATTATTAGCGGGAAGTGATATATATAAGGAATGCACCTCCATATCGCATGATTATAGATTGACAGTAGCGCAATATTCGTTTATCAGATCTCTTGCTATAAATGCAGACACCAAGCATATAGTGGACAATTATCTATTGAACTTGGCCATTGAAAATCAATGTAAtctaaattacaaaaaaaggTGTTTGGAATTTGCCAATTGGAAATTACTACATTGCAATTATATGGGCAAATTGACAAGACAAGAAAAAGCCATTGTTTGGTCCCATTGCCAATCAGAACTTTATCAACTCTTGGGATTGAATTGGACTCCTGATGATCCAAACACGTTAAACTTTTAA